The Geoglobus acetivorans genome window below encodes:
- a CDS encoding thioredoxin family protein yields the protein MITIKLLTSPTCPYCPRAREVVKKLVEEERDVMALELSVTTDEGLKEALKFGISGVPAIIINDTDVILGVPRFSNLKRLVEKYRYN from the coding sequence ATGATCACGATAAAGCTCCTCACGTCCCCAACCTGTCCGTACTGTCCAAGAGCAAGGGAGGTTGTCAAAAAACTGGTTGAGGAAGAGAGAGATGTAATGGCACTCGAGCTGAGCGTCACAACGGATGAAGGTTTGAAGGAGGCTCTGAAGTTCGGAATATCTGGAGTTCCTGCAATAATTATAAACGACACTGACGTGATACTGGGTGTCCCCAGGTTTTCAAATCTGAAAAGGCTCGTTGAAAAATACAGGTACAATTAA
- a CDS encoding DUF420 domain-containing protein has product MGFFGTRAGTFSDVSLVLEFLVTFAFILGYYFARKRDISSHYRTMVSAFALDTSFMVSYMVKSLVEGRTEFVGPATIKTYVYLPTVIFHSIISIVVLAMAGYMVYHGFRNTEKTNGRRMLRDVQRHHKLGKLTIITWLLSFASGLAIYYLLYVAVF; this is encoded by the coding sequence ATGGGTTTCTTCGGCACAAGGGCTGGAACTTTCTCAGACGTCAGTCTCGTGCTTGAGTTCCTCGTCACGTTCGCCTTCATTCTGGGATACTACTTCGCAAGAAAAAGGGACATAAGCTCGCACTACAGAACAATGGTATCTGCCTTCGCTCTGGACACGTCGTTCATGGTCAGCTACATGGTGAAATCACTCGTTGAAGGGAGAACTGAGTTCGTGGGGCCAGCAACCATCAAAACCTACGTTTACCTGCCCACAGTCATTTTCCACTCAATAATCTCCATCGTCGTTCTGGCGATGGCCGGATACATGGTTTACCACGGCTTCAGGAACACCGAAAAGACAAACGGAAGAAGGATGCTGAGAGACGTGCAGAGACACCACAAACTCGGGAAGCTCACGATAATCACCTGGCTGCTGTCTTTTGCAAGCGGGCTTGCGATATACTATCTGCTTTACGTGGCAGTGTTTTAA
- a CDS encoding DUF4870 domain-containing protein, whose amino-acid sequence MVKTSLGLDENVEAALSYVLGFLTGIIFYLLEKESKFVRFHAMQSIVVFLSIAVLQKVLMFIPFFGWLVSWLLGLLGFALWIVLIIKAYQGEMFRVPVAGDFAERYM is encoded by the coding sequence ATGGTAAAAACATCTCTCGGTCTTGATGAAAACGTTGAGGCTGCTTTGAGCTACGTGCTGGGCTTTCTCACGGGAATCATATTCTATCTGCTTGAAAAAGAGAGCAAATTCGTTAGATTCCATGCAATGCAGTCCATTGTCGTCTTTCTCTCAATCGCAGTCCTCCAGAAAGTTCTCATGTTCATACCGTTTTTCGGATGGCTTGTCTCATGGCTCCTCGGGCTTCTCGGCTTTGCACTGTGGATCGTGCTGATAATCAAGGCTTATCAGGGCGAGATGTTCAGGGTGCCGGTAGCCGGAGATTTTGCAGAGAGGTACATGTGA
- a CDS encoding tryptophan--tRNA ligase codes for MITPWEVSGEVDYDRLIQEFGIEPFGSVLDLIDEPMHLMKRGIIFGHRDYHRIVDAMKKGESFAVMSGFMPSGLPHFGHKMTMDEIVWHNRMGGVAFVGIADMEAHAVRRLSWEKTREIGMEYIKAIIALGLNENSVIYFQSANERVKSLAFELAEEVNWSELKAIYGFDGETTLAKMFVTSVQAGDILLPQIAFYGGPKPTVVPVGADQDPHIRLTRDLAARVSIFAFERIENGVRIRSRKGGEYLERLRDLEFEMKFYDEHVDVFAQPEEVEERVRELEVSIGGYAFIPPSSTYHRFITGLQGGKMSSSKPESFISLLDSPEEAGRKVKRALTGGRATAEEQRRLGGQPEKCVIFELYTIHLLNDEELEEVERDCREGRLLCGKCKKLAVERVESFLKELQEKMGEAEGRLDMYNIIL; via the coding sequence ATGATCACTCCCTGGGAGGTCAGCGGCGAGGTTGACTACGACAGGTTGATTCAGGAATTCGGTATTGAACCTTTCGGCTCGGTTCTCGATCTGATTGATGAACCCATGCACCTGATGAAGAGGGGGATAATTTTCGGACATCGCGATTATCACAGGATTGTTGATGCGATGAAAAAGGGAGAGAGCTTTGCGGTAATGTCCGGCTTCATGCCCTCCGGCTTGCCTCATTTCGGCCACAAGATGACGATGGACGAGATCGTGTGGCATAACCGGATGGGGGGTGTGGCGTTTGTTGGCATAGCAGACATGGAGGCTCATGCTGTAAGGCGACTGAGCTGGGAGAAGACGAGAGAAATAGGTATGGAATATATCAAGGCAATAATAGCTCTCGGGCTGAACGAGAACTCAGTCATATACTTCCAGAGTGCGAACGAGAGGGTGAAAAGCCTTGCCTTCGAGCTGGCTGAGGAGGTCAACTGGAGCGAGCTGAAGGCCATATATGGCTTTGACGGTGAAACCACCCTCGCGAAAATGTTCGTAACCTCAGTTCAGGCGGGGGACATCCTCCTGCCTCAGATTGCATTTTATGGCGGACCAAAACCCACCGTTGTTCCCGTAGGGGCCGATCAGGACCCTCACATCAGGCTGACGCGGGATCTGGCGGCGAGAGTCTCAATATTTGCATTCGAGAGGATTGAAAACGGAGTCAGGATAAGGAGCAGGAAGGGAGGAGAATATCTGGAGCGGTTGAGGGATCTGGAGTTTGAGATGAAGTTCTACGACGAGCATGTTGATGTTTTCGCCCAGCCTGAGGAAGTTGAGGAAAGAGTCAGGGAGCTGGAGGTCAGCATTGGCGGCTATGCGTTCATTCCTCCATCCTCAACATACCATCGCTTCATAACCGGCCTTCAGGGCGGAAAGATGAGCTCGTCAAAGCCGGAGAGCTTCATCTCGCTTTTGGACTCCCCAGAGGAGGCTGGCAGAAAGGTAAAGCGTGCCCTTACCGGTGGGAGAGCGACAGCAGAGGAGCAGAGGAGGCTTGGAGGTCAGCCGGAGAAGTGCGTGATTTTCGAGCTCTACACCATACACCTGCTGAACGATGAGGAGCTTGAAGAGGTCGAGAGGGACTGCAGGGAGGGCAGACTTTTATGCGGTAAATGCAAGAAGCTTGCAGTTGAGAGGGTGGAGAGTTTCCTGAAGGAGCTTCAGGAGAAGATGGGTGAGGCTGAGGGCAGACTGGATATGTATAACATAATTTTGTAA
- a CDS encoding type II toxin-antitoxin system RelE/ParE family toxin, with protein MTFEILIHPKASRKINSLPANVKEHIKQKLKEFSQDPFAFDVKKLIDAGKHPKYRLRIGDYRLIFTIDYESRTIYVLRFFHRKEGYDKFL; from the coding sequence GTGACCTTTGAAATTTTAATACACCCAAAAGCTTCCAGGAAAATAAATTCACTTCCTGCAAATGTCAAAGAGCATATTAAGCAAAAACTTAAAGAATTCTCCCAAGATCCCTTTGCCTTCGACGTTAAAAAGCTCATCGATGCTGGAAAACATCCAAAATACAGGCTGAGAATAGGAGACTACCGCCTTATTTTCACCATAGACTACGAATCAAGAACAATCTATGTTCTCAGATTCTTCCACAGAAAAGAAGGATATGATAAATTCCTCTAA
- a CDS encoding FAD-binding oxidoreductase — MGAMFFSLPRGVVLKLQEIVGNENVVLEPESYIYDETPPLIRPEASRDVVVVKPGSTEEVSRIMKLANERKIPVFVRGGGTGLSGGVIPTRPGIILSMERMNRIIEIDEQNLMAVCEAGVTLRQLLDAVERIPGLSFPPHPGDEGAQIGGLVANNAGGARAVKYGVMRNYVAGLEVVLPTGEVLNLGGKVIKNATGYDLLHLVIGSEGTLCVITKAVLRLIPEPGATYTLVIPFESAENAIRTVPEILRSGVIPLAMEYMDIGAIRAGERVTGKRWPHSGGKAHLMIIIDGMDEDELIRKAEIIERIAKTHGALDVLVGVGKKEQRDILEIRSLIYEGLKGETIEVLDVSVPPASIAEFVETCQREAERLGIEVLHFGHAGDGNVHQQILRSGMDGEEWMEKYLKFKEFAFGLASRLGGYITGEHGIGSVKKADMLKTLPGESIELMKAIKKVFDPNNILNLGKVVDVE, encoded by the coding sequence ATGGGTGCGATGTTCTTTTCTCTCCCCAGGGGTGTGGTTTTGAAGCTCCAGGAAATTGTTGGCAACGAAAACGTGGTTCTCGAGCCTGAAAGCTACATCTACGACGAAACTCCGCCTCTGATAAGACCTGAGGCATCGAGGGATGTGGTTGTCGTAAAGCCTGGAAGTACGGAAGAAGTTTCCAGGATAATGAAACTTGCAAACGAGCGTAAAATCCCGGTGTTTGTCAGGGGTGGCGGCACGGGGCTGAGCGGTGGAGTGATACCCACGAGACCCGGGATCATCCTCTCAATGGAAAGGATGAACAGGATAATTGAGATTGATGAGCAAAATCTGATGGCTGTTTGTGAGGCAGGGGTTACGCTGAGGCAGCTGCTGGATGCTGTTGAGAGAATTCCGGGCCTGTCGTTTCCACCTCACCCCGGTGATGAGGGTGCTCAGATTGGTGGGCTTGTTGCAAACAATGCCGGTGGGGCGAGGGCGGTGAAGTACGGGGTGATGAGGAACTATGTGGCTGGCCTTGAGGTTGTGCTGCCGACTGGCGAGGTGCTGAATCTCGGCGGGAAGGTGATAAAGAACGCAACAGGCTACGATCTGCTTCACCTCGTAATAGGGAGTGAAGGGACGCTGTGCGTTATAACGAAAGCAGTCCTCCGTCTGATTCCTGAGCCCGGTGCAACCTACACGCTCGTCATCCCATTTGAAAGCGCAGAGAACGCGATCAGGACTGTGCCGGAGATACTCAGGAGCGGAGTTATTCCTCTCGCGATGGAGTACATGGATATCGGGGCCATAAGGGCTGGAGAAAGGGTAACTGGGAAGAGGTGGCCTCACAGCGGAGGTAAGGCTCACCTCATGATAATTATTGACGGGATGGATGAGGATGAGCTGATCAGAAAGGCCGAGATAATAGAGAGGATAGCAAAAACTCACGGAGCGCTGGACGTTCTTGTTGGAGTGGGCAAAAAAGAGCAGAGGGACATTCTGGAGATTCGAAGCCTGATTTACGAGGGGCTCAAGGGTGAGACGATTGAGGTTCTCGATGTCTCAGTTCCGCCTGCGAGCATAGCGGAGTTCGTTGAGACCTGTCAGAGGGAGGCTGAAAGGCTCGGCATTGAGGTTCTGCACTTCGGGCATGCAGGGGACGGAAATGTCCACCAGCAGATACTCAGGTCGGGAATGGATGGGGAAGAGTGGATGGAAAAATATCTGAAATTCAAGGAGTTTGCGTTTGGACTGGCGAGCAGGCTTGGAGGATACATCACCGGAGAGCATGGCATAGGCTCGGTCAAGAAAGCAGACATGCTGAAAACCCTGCCGGGAGAGAGCATAGAGCTTATGAAGGCAATAAAAAAGGTCTTTGATCCCAACAACATCCTGAATCTGGGGAAGGTTGTCGACGTGGAATGA
- a CDS encoding thioredoxin domain-containing protein, which produces MGLMDRLFRRGESAAGKPISVDQSSFDEFLKSSRYAVVDFWGKNCPPCEAMEPILKKLAREYEGRVVFLKVNAASSPEISRRFRVKSVPAFLFFENGRLKGRRVGAMSYETFKKWMESMMS; this is translated from the coding sequence ATGGGTCTTATGGACAGACTGTTCAGGAGAGGTGAGAGTGCGGCAGGCAAGCCCATCAGTGTCGACCAGTCCAGCTTCGACGAGTTTTTGAAGTCCAGCAGGTATGCTGTCGTGGACTTCTGGGGTAAGAACTGTCCTCCCTGTGAGGCCATGGAGCCTATCCTGAAAAAGCTCGCAAGAGAGTATGAAGGGAGAGTTGTTTTCCTGAAGGTGAATGCGGCATCCAGTCCGGAGATATCCCGGAGGTTCAGGGTTAAGAGCGTCCCTGCATTCCTGTTCTTCGAAAATGGAAGGCTGAAGGGTAGAAGAGTCGGAGCAATGTCGTACGAAACTTTCAAAAAGTGGATGGAGAGCATGATGTCCTGA
- a CDS encoding vitamin B12-dependent ribonucleotide reductase has product MELSNTAKVVLEKRYLLKNEKGEPVETPEEMLWRVARAIAKAEENYGNDPEEWAKRFYEIMDGQEFMPNSPTLMNAGTPLGQLSACFVIPVEDSIDGIFKALWDMAKVQKSGGGTGFSFSRIRPKGDIVKSTMGVASGPISFMKIFDSATEQIKQGGKRRGANMGVLNVHHPDIEEFITAKWEEGVLRNFNISVAVTEKFMEALKSDGDYELINPRTKEVVRKISARKVFNLIVEGAWRNGEPGVIFIDEINRHNPTPHAGEIEATNPCGEQPLLPYESCNLGSINLSRFVDEGKMDFNWERLKEVVRLATRFLDNVIDVNSYPIPEIAEMTRKNRKIGLGVMGWADALFKLGIPYDSEEAIELARKVMKFIQEESHRASQELAEERGVFPNWEGSVWEKKGIKMRNATTTTIAPTGTISIIAGCSSGIEPVFALAYKRANILDGDEFFEVNPIFERMLRALDLYSDDVLSKVVEEGSIQGIDEIPEEIRRVFKCALDISPEWHVRMQAAFQKYTDNAVSKTINLPNHATKADVEKAFLLAYELGCKGITVYRDGSREEQVLSVKKTEKKKEEEKVRPPARYHRPRPRPRITKGTTVETRTGCGSLYVTINEDEHGIAEVFVQLGKSGGCAASQTEAIGRLLSVALRSWVDPEALIRQLKGIRCPSVGFDNGEIITSCADGVAKVLEKHLKGEFRKIKMDVKGVKPLTEFTEEKVEEVHEAQRTKLIGGMCPECGNILEYGEGCMTCRMCGFTKCG; this is encoded by the coding sequence ATGGAACTGAGCAATACTGCAAAAGTTGTTCTGGAAAAGAGGTACCTCCTCAAAAACGAGAAAGGAGAGCCGGTTGAGACTCCGGAAGAGATGCTCTGGAGAGTCGCAAGGGCAATAGCCAAGGCTGAGGAGAACTACGGAAACGACCCCGAAGAGTGGGCAAAAAGGTTCTACGAGATAATGGACGGGCAGGAATTTATGCCCAATTCGCCAACACTGATGAATGCAGGCACCCCACTCGGCCAGCTTTCTGCCTGCTTCGTCATCCCCGTGGAGGACAGCATAGATGGTATTTTCAAGGCTCTGTGGGACATGGCAAAAGTCCAGAAAAGCGGAGGAGGAACAGGATTCAGCTTCTCAAGAATAAGACCCAAAGGAGATATAGTAAAATCGACAATGGGCGTTGCGAGCGGTCCAATAAGCTTCATGAAAATTTTTGATTCCGCAACAGAGCAGATAAAGCAGGGAGGTAAGAGAAGAGGAGCAAACATGGGAGTTCTGAACGTGCACCACCCGGACATTGAGGAGTTCATAACCGCCAAGTGGGAGGAGGGTGTGCTGAGGAACTTCAACATAAGCGTCGCAGTAACCGAGAAGTTCATGGAGGCGCTGAAAAGCGACGGAGATTATGAGCTCATAAACCCGAGAACGAAAGAAGTTGTCAGAAAAATTTCTGCCCGGAAGGTCTTTAACCTTATTGTTGAGGGTGCATGGAGAAATGGCGAGCCGGGAGTAATTTTCATAGATGAAATAAACAGGCACAACCCGACACCGCATGCTGGTGAGATTGAAGCCACAAATCCATGCGGTGAACAGCCTCTCCTGCCCTACGAATCCTGTAACCTCGGCTCGATAAACCTTTCCAGATTCGTTGATGAGGGTAAAATGGATTTCAACTGGGAAAGGCTAAAAGAAGTTGTCCGGCTTGCAACCAGATTTCTGGACAATGTCATTGATGTGAACAGCTACCCAATCCCGGAAATAGCTGAAATGACCAGGAAAAACAGGAAAATTGGTCTCGGAGTGATGGGATGGGCAGATGCGCTGTTCAAGCTCGGGATACCATACGACAGTGAAGAGGCAATAGAACTGGCCCGGAAAGTGATGAAATTCATCCAGGAAGAAAGTCACAGGGCATCACAGGAGCTTGCAGAGGAAAGAGGGGTCTTCCCTAACTGGGAGGGAAGCGTGTGGGAAAAGAAAGGAATCAAAATGAGAAACGCCACCACCACAACCATAGCTCCAACCGGTACGATAAGCATCATCGCAGGATGCAGCAGCGGAATTGAGCCTGTGTTCGCCTTAGCATATAAGAGGGCAAATATTCTCGATGGAGACGAGTTCTTTGAGGTCAATCCAATATTCGAGAGAATGCTGAGGGCTCTGGATCTATACAGCGATGACGTGCTCAGCAAGGTCGTGGAGGAGGGGAGCATACAGGGAATTGACGAAATCCCAGAAGAGATAAGGAGAGTGTTCAAGTGTGCCCTCGACATCTCACCAGAATGGCACGTGAGGATGCAGGCGGCATTCCAGAAGTACACAGATAACGCCGTGAGCAAGACCATCAACCTGCCCAACCACGCAACGAAGGCAGATGTAGAGAAAGCATTTCTGCTAGCCTACGAGCTGGGGTGCAAGGGCATAACCGTGTACAGGGACGGAAGCAGAGAGGAACAGGTGCTGTCCGTGAAGAAAACCGAGAAGAAGAAAGAGGAAGAGAAGGTGAGGCCACCAGCAAGGTACCACAGGCCGAGACCCAGACCCAGAATCACGAAGGGGACGACGGTGGAGACGAGGACCGGATGTGGTTCGCTGTACGTAACAATAAACGAGGATGAACACGGAATAGCAGAGGTTTTCGTGCAGCTCGGAAAGAGCGGAGGGTGTGCGGCATCACAGACAGAGGCAATAGGCAGGCTGCTGAGTGTTGCTCTTCGAAGCTGGGTGGACCCGGAGGCTCTGATAAGGCAGCTCAAGGGGATAAGATGTCCTTCAGTGGGCTTCGACAACGGGGAGATAATAACGAGCTGCGCAGATGGTGTTGCAAAGGTTCTGGAGAAGCACCTCAAGGGAGAGTTCAGGAAGATCAAGATGGATGTCAAGGGTGTGAAGCCGCTGACGGAGTTCACGGAGGAGAAGGTTGAGGAGGTCCACGAGGCCCAGAGAACCAAGCTCATAGGCGGGATGTGTCCGGAGTGCGGAAACATCCTGGAGTACGGCGAGGGCTGCATGACCTGCAGGATGTGCGGATTTACAAAATGCGGCTGA
- a CDS encoding metallophosphoesterase has translation MRILAISDIHSEFEMLERLVEKVRADVLAVAGDVTHFRPSDVRTFEAIIEDFDGEILVVHGNCDHEDSLNRENEKYRFIHGKSHRIGHLTFHGLGGSPITPFNTPSEYPEKHYREILENLKYGEVNILLSHSPPYGILDRTYSGINAGNTVIRENLDKFDLIICGHIHESAGIERAGKRTLVVNPGPLNRGYYSIIEIDEGVHPTLLKLP, from the coding sequence ATGAGGATTCTGGCAATTTCGGACATCCATTCTGAGTTTGAAATGCTCGAAAGGCTGGTGGAGAAAGTAAGAGCAGATGTCCTCGCCGTTGCCGGGGACGTAACCCACTTTCGCCCATCAGATGTCAGAACATTTGAAGCAATAATCGAAGACTTCGATGGTGAAATTCTGGTTGTGCACGGGAACTGCGACCATGAAGACTCGCTGAACAGGGAGAATGAAAAATACAGGTTTATACATGGAAAAAGCCACAGAATCGGACATCTTACCTTTCACGGTCTCGGCGGTTCCCCAATCACACCATTCAACACACCCTCAGAATATCCTGAAAAGCATTACAGAGAAATCCTCGAGAATCTGAAGTATGGAGAGGTTAACATACTCCTGTCTCACTCTCCACCATACGGGATACTCGACAGAACGTACTCAGGAATCAATGCTGGAAATACTGTGATAAGGGAGAACCTGGATAAGTTCGACCTGATAATATGCGGACACATCCACGAATCTGCTGGAATAGAGAGAGCAGGGAAACGAACACTTGTAGTCAATCCAGGGCCGCTGAACAGAGGATATTACTCGATCATCGAAATCGATGAGGGGGTGCACCCCACGCTGCTGAAGCTTCCCTGA
- a CDS encoding MBL fold metallo-hydrolase: MTVIRFLGGCREVGRSAIMVDSIILDYGLKPSSPPEFPVNGVSPKSIIISHGHLDHVGVAPNLMDVDPKVFMTPPTRDLSDILLKDSMNIMENPPFGKREYMQFHSNTREVGYDEPFLFDGWEVTLFNAGHIPGSASIYMSRDVNILYTGDIKLEDTRLLEGADTSFPETDILIVESTYFGVKHPERKELEKQFVESVIDTLDKGGHAIIPAFAVGRTQEIMMILTKHGITPYVDGMGKEVSRMLENYPDYLKSVRELKRAIKRSIIVERGKREKVLEEPSAIVTTAGMLNGGPALFYISKLYGDERSKIILTGYQVEGTNGDKALKTGEIDLGMKTVKLKMKVEQYDFSAHADDAQLKELVKKVVDRGAEKVFAVHGEDTEAFASWISEEIGVESYAPRNGDMYVI; this comes from the coding sequence ATGACAGTCATAAGATTTCTCGGAGGATGCAGGGAAGTTGGAAGATCAGCAATAATGGTGGATTCAATCATACTGGATTACGGTCTGAAGCCGTCGTCTCCTCCAGAATTCCCTGTTAATGGTGTCAGCCCAAAAAGCATCATAATATCTCATGGCCATCTCGACCATGTCGGTGTCGCTCCGAATCTGATGGATGTTGACCCAAAGGTATTCATGACTCCACCAACAAGAGACCTTTCAGACATTCTGCTCAAAGACTCAATGAACATAATGGAGAACCCGCCGTTCGGGAAGAGAGAGTACATGCAGTTCCACAGTAACACGAGAGAGGTCGGTTATGATGAGCCATTTCTGTTTGACGGATGGGAGGTTACGCTTTTCAACGCCGGACATATTCCCGGAAGTGCCTCGATATACATGTCGAGAGACGTGAACATACTCTACACAGGAGACATTAAGCTCGAAGACACCAGATTGCTCGAGGGTGCGGACACATCATTCCCAGAAACAGATATCCTCATCGTCGAATCCACGTACTTCGGTGTCAAGCATCCTGAGAGAAAAGAACTGGAGAAGCAGTTTGTCGAGAGCGTAATTGACACGCTCGATAAGGGAGGTCATGCAATTATTCCTGCTTTTGCTGTTGGGAGAACGCAGGAAATTATGATGATCCTGACCAAGCACGGGATAACGCCTTACGTGGACGGGATGGGAAAGGAAGTTTCAAGAATGCTTGAGAACTATCCTGACTATCTGAAAAGCGTTAGAGAACTGAAGAGGGCTATTAAAAGATCAATAATAGTGGAGAGGGGTAAAAGAGAGAAGGTTCTTGAAGAGCCGTCGGCAATAGTTACCACTGCAGGGATGCTCAATGGGGGACCTGCGCTGTTCTACATCTCAAAGCTGTATGGTGATGAACGCTCAAAAATCATACTGACCGGGTATCAGGTCGAGGGCACCAATGGTGATAAAGCGCTCAAAACCGGCGAAATAGACCTTGGAATGAAAACCGTAAAGCTCAAAATGAAGGTTGAACAGTACGATTTTTCCGCACATGCAGATGATGCACAGCTCAAAGAACTCGTAAAAAAGGTTGTGGACAGGGGGGCTGAGAAGGTCTTTGCGGTCCATGGAGAGGATACAGAGGCTTTCGCAAGCTGGATTTCTGAAGAAATAGGTGTTGAAAGCTACGCTCCAAGAAATGGGGACATGTACGTAATATGA
- a CDS encoding P-loop NTPase — MPVIAITSGKGGVGKTTISVNTAIALSSIGKTLIIDGDIALPNVHVLIGLEEFDQTLLDALRNPGMVEDAIKRVEYVVGRAKVSIDVLPASTSLDSLEKADISRFGDIVEILEPDYDFLIIDVAAGLSKYALMPMLSAEKTYVVTNPDKISVSDASRVVNVATEAGVYVSGIVVNRYRGDKKALDEMQEKVHAEIAGIIRESSIVRKSWESGIPFVVSHPSSAISRDVTRLAMNIAGIRTEIKKYGKLKYLLGLA; from the coding sequence ATGCCCGTAATAGCGATCACTTCTGGGAAAGGTGGCGTTGGAAAAACCACGATTTCCGTAAATACTGCCATTGCTCTTTCATCTATTGGAAAAACTCTGATAATCGATGGTGATATTGCTCTCCCCAATGTTCACGTCCTCATAGGGCTTGAGGAATTTGATCAGACACTTCTGGATGCCCTCAGAAATCCCGGGATGGTTGAGGATGCCATAAAGAGGGTAGAGTATGTTGTCGGAAGGGCGAAGGTGTCAATCGACGTTCTTCCTGCATCGACCTCACTGGACTCTCTTGAAAAAGCGGACATTTCCAGATTTGGCGATATAGTCGAAATTCTTGAGCCTGACTATGACTTTCTCATAATCGATGTTGCTGCAGGGCTGAGCAAATATGCTCTGATGCCAATGCTCTCAGCCGAAAAAACATACGTTGTAACCAATCCCGACAAAATTTCTGTTTCTGACGCCAGCAGGGTTGTGAATGTTGCAACAGAAGCAGGCGTTTATGTGAGCGGGATTGTGGTGAACAGATACAGAGGGGATAAAAAAGCCCTTGATGAAATGCAGGAAAAAGTCCATGCAGAGATTGCGGGAATCATAAGAGAATCCAGCATCGTCAGAAAATCGTGGGAGAGTGGCATACCGTTTGTTGTGAGCCACCCTTCATCCGCAATATCCAGAGATGTGACCCGACTGGCCATGAACATTGCCGGTATCAGGACCGAAATTAAAAAGTATGGTAAGCTGAAGTATCTTCTGGGGTTGGCATGA